The Peptococcus niger genomic sequence GACCGCAGGCTGACAATATCCCCATCGCCATGGAAGAGGTCATGCGGGTCAACGGCATCTGCTCCTGTGGCGCCGAGGGCATCGGCCTGGGCCCGGTAGGCCGCATTGTACCGGCGGATGGCCGCTTCATCAAAGCTGACATTGGTAACGGTCAGGAAAAGGCCTTCAATAAATAGGCGGCCAATTTCGCGGCTGATGGGGCCCTTGCGTAAGGCGGCCCGGGCCAAGCGAATCAATTCTGCCAGGGTATCGTCCTGAGCGGCGGCGATGGCCGGTTTTTTGCCGCAAACCCCGGAAACGGTGCAGCCTTTACCGCCGGCGGTCTGCTCGCATTGGAAACAAAACATTTGGTCTGTCATAAAATGGTCCTCCTCAAAGTTGACTGTCAATCCACACCTCTTGCTTTTGACATCATTATAGCCCTTTGCTACAATTATTTATGTAACAATTGTTACGTTTTTAGGAAAGGATTGTAAAAAATGCAACTTGGTCCTTATACTTTACAGAACTATTCCCTCTTTCAAGACTGTAAGGACGATGAGGTCTTGCGGTTCCTCACCTGTGTCATGCCGCGTGAGGCGCATTGGTCAAAAGGGGCGGTCCTGCACCAGCAGGATCATCCTCTGACGGACATTCTCCTCCTCTTGGACGGGCGGTTGGCGCTGACCCGGATCGGCGCAAGCGGCCAGGAAGTCCGCGCCGGTGACCTGGAGACCGGCGCCCTCTACGGCCAGGCCACCGCCTTTTCCGACGACCAGCTGGAAGGGTTCAGCATCACCGCCCTGACAGAGGCGACCACCCTGGCCTTCCCTGCCAAGGCCTTTTACCAGCAGTGCGCCAACACCTGCAGCGCTCACCAAAAGGTCATCCGCAATATGATTCGCGACCTGGCCCGCCAGGCCAAGGTCTTGACCAATAAGGTCGGCTACTTGTCCGCCGGCAGCCTGCGCGGCAAAATCGCCCTTTTTCTGTTACAGGAAGGCATTGACACCCCTGCCGGTGACCCCTTCACCCTGCGCTACAACCGGGAAGAAATGGCGGAAGCCCTGGCGGTGGCCCGTCCCTCCCTGTCCCGCGCTTTAACCCAAATGAAAGAAGAAGGCTTGATTGACTATGACCGCAAGGTCTTTCGCATTTTGGACCCCACTGCCTTGGAGGTGATGACCTAATGGAAGCCCTGATTGTCAACCTGACCGCTTGGGAGGACCGGCACGGCGCCCCGGTGGCAGCGGCCACAGCCCCCCTTAAGCCCTACCGCTTAAAATCCTGGTCAAAGGCCCGCAACATTTGCACCCCGGTGGCCCTCTTGCGCCTTCTGGCGCCCACGGCCGATGACCGGTTGGCCCAAGACTTGATGGCGCAACTCTTGCCGCTGGCCAGGCGCCGCGGCTGGCTCCCGCCCATCGGCACATTTTTCTTCACCGTCCACCCCATGGCCCGGGCCTTCGGCCGGGCCCTAAAGGTCTCGGTCAAACCGCAAACCCGCCTGGCCGGTTTCATCTTTTTTCGGAAGGCTTGCCAGCGACTTATCCGTGGCCAGCTCAACCGGTCTCACGGCCTGGTCTTGAGCACCGTGACCGGTCCCTGGCGGCGGCACAGCCTGGTCATCTGCAGCTACCGGGCCTACGCTGACGGCGCCTTTCTCATCCAGGTCCAGGACGGCTGGCAGGCCGCTCCCCAGTGGGTTGACTTCGCCGCCCTCTGCCGCCGCACCCCCCTGAGCGTCACCGCCTTGTACGCCTAAGGTCCCATCGCCCCACACCCAACCTAGAGGAGGTTTTTATGTTACCCATCTGGCCCCTTCTTGTCATCGTCAGCGCCAATATTCTTTATAACCTGGCCACCAAGGAAATCCCGGCCCAGGCCCCGCCCTTCTTAGCCCTTTCCCTGGCCTATGCCGTGGCCTTTGCGGTCAGTCTTTCCGCCCACTTTCTCAGCCACCGGTCCGATGGGGCCTCCCTCTTGGCCGGTTGCCAGCAGTTAAACGGCGCCAGCCTTGTCCTCGGCCTGTCCATCGTGGCCTTGGAGGGGGGCTATATTATGCTCTACCGCTGCGGATGGCCCATGAGCCTCGGCTCGCTGACGGCCAATATCCTGCTCGCCCTGGCCCTCTTGGCCATCGGCGCCTTTTTTTACAAAGAAAACTTGAGCCTCCGGTCTGCCGGCGGCATCGTCCTCTGCCTGGTCGGCCTGGCCTTAATTTACAGCAAGGGTTAAAAAAATAGCAGCCGCCCGCGTCCTTGCGGGTAGCTGCTATTTTTATGCTTATTTGATCCGGCCCTTGTTTCTATAAGGGTCAGGTCTCATCGGCCTTATAGGCGTCTGCCGCCGCCTGGGTATAACGGGCCCGTTCGCCGCCGATAAGCTTGGGCCGGCTGAAGGCACAGGCGACCTGGGCATTGCCGACTTGACGGTGGGCCAGGCGCATGGGGACCGCCACCGGACGCATGTGCATACCGATCATGGTCAGGCCGATGTCAATGCCATAGCCGGCCCGGTGGGCCAGGTCTTCCACCACCAGGGGGTCCCGCATCCGGTGGTAGGCACAGGTGGCCATGGAGCCGCCGGCCCGGTAGTGGGGGACGACACTGACTTCCGTCAGGCCTTCTATGACAGCTGTTTCCCGGGAGACCACCAGGGCCCGGTTTAAATGTTCGCAACACTGGAAGGCCAGGCGCAGGTGGTATTGGTTGGCAAAGTCATCCAGGACCGGGTAGAGGACGTCTGCCACCTGGGGGCTGCCGGCCTTGCCGATGCGGCGTCCCTGGACCTCACTGGTGGAACAGCCGATGACAAAAATGTCGCCGCTGCGGGGGGCAGACCGGTCCACCATATCTCTCAATACCGCCTTTAAATCACTTGCCAGCCCTTCCGGCGTCCACACGTCCGTCATCACAATTCGCCCCTTTCAATGGCAGCGATTTCACCGACGCGCCGCTCATGCCGGCCGCCGGCAAAATTTGCCGCCAAAAACGCATCAACAATATCCAAGGCCAGCCCCGGGCCGATAATGCGTTCACCCATGGTCAGGATGTTCGCATTGTTGTGTTCCCGCGCCGCATGGGCGGAAAAAGTGTCGTGGCAGAGGGCGGCGCGGACGCCCGGCACCTTATTGGCGGCAATGCCAATGCCGATGCCGGTGCCGCAAATGAGAATCCCCAGCGCCGGATCGCCGGCAGCCACATCTTTGGCCAAGGGCAGGGCAATGAGGGGGTAATCGCAAGACTCGGACGAATCTGTCCCGTAGTCCACCACCTCATGCCCCAGGTCTTTCAAGTGGGCAACGATTGCCGTTTTCAAATGGATCCCGCCATGATCGGCGCCAATTGCAATTTTCATCCTACATCCTCCTTAGGAAGTGTCTCTAAAAGCGCCGCCACAGCAGCGTCAATTTCCCGATAAGCCCGTTCGTAGTCGGCATCGCTGCCGCCGAAGGGGTCGCTGATGTCTTGTCCGGCCAGGGGCCTGATCCGCCCTGCCGCCTGCGGAAAGGCTTGGCTGAGCGTGGCCGCCTGGGCCGCAGTCATGGTTAAAATTAAATCTGCCGCCGCAATGTGGTCCGGGGTCAATTGCCGGGCCTGGTGGGCCGCTGCCGTCAACCCGTGACGGGTCAGAGCTTTTTCCGCCCCTTCCGATGCCAGCGCGCCAACCGCGGCATAAAGGCCGCAGGAGGCCACGGCTAAACCTGCATAGCGGTCCGGCGCTTCAGCCATCCGGGCCAGGGTAATGGCCGCAGCCATGGGGCTACGGCAGGTATTGCCGGTACAAACGTATAATATATTCATAGGTCACCCTCCTCATAGGGGCGGCTTAATTTGTTAATCCGATTGGCTACCGCCAAGCCCATGCCCCTTTCATCATAAGTGGCTATCAGCATGACGGCACAACCGGCCGCCTCCAGCCGGCGCAAGCCATCAAAAAGCCGCGCCGCCGCCAATTCAGGATGGGTCTTTGGCCCCAAGTTCCAAACCAGCACAGACGGCGAAAAGGGGGCCAAGGCATTCAGGCTCTCATCGTCCAGCAAGAGGCCGACGGTCTCCCCTTCATGGGCCGCCAAAAAGGCCCGCGCCGTTTCCAGGGTCGCATTCGGCAGGCGAATGACGGGGACGTTCGGCGCATAATGCCGGTACTTCATGCCCGGCGCTTTAGGCCGCTCGCTCTGCTCCGGGTCCGCCACCGGTCCCACCACCCCTTCCAGGGCTTCGCGGGTAATGCCGCCCGGCCGCAGCAAGGTCGGCGGGGTCACCGATACATCCACAATGGTCGATTCTAGGCCGACATCCGTCGGACCGCCGTCAATCACCCCGGCAATGGCCTCCCCGAAATCCGCCTGCACATGCCAGGCCAGGGTCGGCGACGGCCGGCCACTTTTATTGGCAGAGGGCGCCGCCAAAGGCCTGCCCACCGCTTCAATCAATTTCTGCGCCACCGGATGGTCCGGCCAGCGGACCGCCACCGTATCCAGGCCGGCGGTCACCACATCGGGCACAAGGGGGCGTCGTTTTAAAATCAGGGTCATCGGTCCCGGCCAAAAAGCCTTGGCCAGACGCGCCCCCGCTTCCGGCAGCGGTTCCGCGATCTCCGCCAGCATCTCTTCATTTGCAATATGTAAAATTAAAGGATTATCCTGGGGGCGGCCCTTGGCGGCAAATATTTGCGCGCAAGCCCTGGCGTTTAAGCCATCCGCCCCCAGTCCGTAAACGGTCTCCGTGGGAAATGCGACCAATTCACCGGCCTGCAGCGCCGCTGCCGCCGCCTGAATATCCTCATCTTGGCTTCCCTGCCACATGATGCCATCTCCTTTAACACTGGTCTCTCCCTAGTATAAGCCATGCCTGAACCGCCTTCAAGCCTTTCACCCGGCTTCCCCAAAAGCAAACCGCTCGATGGACAAATCAGAGATTCTTTTCAAAAAATATCCCTTCTACAGTTGACAAGGACAGCCCGGTCTGATAAATTAGCATTGTAGTTAGCTGTACCTAACAAAAGGAGCGCCGATGTTTGAGCAGAGACTTATTTACTACTGTGCCCCTACCCTGGCCGGTCTGAAAACCGCGGGGCTTTTTAACACCCACGGGATTCCGGATGCCATTGTCAAGCAAGAAGCAAACCGGCTCACAGGGCTGCTGGCAGACTGTGGACTGGCCTTACGCCTCTTCGCAAAAAAGGATCGTGCCACGCTGGTTTATTTATATCGAGAAAGCGACTTGGCGCGTGACCTTGCCAACCCTGACGTCCGGGATTTTTTATTGACTTATGGCTACCAACTAGAAACGATTGACACGGCGCTGGACAGTTTAGCAAAGCGCATACAAACCTGTCCGGCCTTTCCGCATGAAGTGGGCGTGTTTTTATCTTATCCGCTGGAAGATGTGAAAAGTTTTATCGCATTGGGCGGCGCCCAATGTCTCTTATGCGGGCATTGGTGTGCTTATTCGGAAACGGAAAATGCACAACTTTGCTTCAATCGTTACGATCGCTGCAGTCACTGTTATCGCAATTTATACCGCCGCGGCCGCCGGCTTCCGGAATTGGCCGTAGCCCGCTAGAAAGGACAATGTCAAATGAGTAAAATCACCATCGTTTATTGGAGCGGTACCGGCAACACTGAAAATATTGCTAATCTGGTTGCCGCCGGCGCCCGGGAAGCCGGTGCAGAAGTCACCATG encodes the following:
- a CDS encoding Crp/Fnr family transcriptional regulator, which gives rise to MQLGPYTLQNYSLFQDCKDDEVLRFLTCVMPREAHWSKGAVLHQQDHPLTDILLLLDGRLALTRIGASGQEVRAGDLETGALYGQATAFSDDQLEGFSITALTEATTLAFPAKAFYQQCANTCSAHQKVIRNMIRDLARQAKVLTNKVGYLSAGSLRGKIALFLLQEGIDTPAGDPFTLRYNREEMAEALAVARPSLSRALTQMKEEGLIDYDRKVFRILDPTALEVMT
- a CDS encoding TIGR01440 family protein translates to MTDVWTPEGLASDLKAVLRDMVDRSAPRSGDIFVIGCSTSEVQGRRIGKAGSPQVADVLYPVLDDFANQYHLRLAFQCCEHLNRALVVSRETAVIEGLTEVSVVPHYRAGGSMATCAYHRMRDPLVVEDLAHRAGYGIDIGLTMIGMHMRPVAVPMRLAHRQVGNAQVACAFSRPKLIGGERARYTQAAADAYKADET
- the rpiB gene encoding ribose 5-phosphate isomerase B codes for the protein MKIAIGADHGGIHLKTAIVAHLKDLGHEVVDYGTDSSESCDYPLIALPLAKDVAAGDPALGILICGTGIGIGIAANKVPGVRAALCHDTFSAHAAREHNNANILTMGERIIGPGLALDIVDAFLAANFAGGRHERRVGEIAAIERGEL
- a CDS encoding L-threonylcarbamoyladenylate synthase, with translation MWQGSQDEDIQAAAAALQAGELVAFPTETVYGLGADGLNARACAQIFAAKGRPQDNPLILHIANEEMLAEIAEPLPEAGARLAKAFWPGPMTLILKRRPLVPDVVTAGLDTVAVRWPDHPVAQKLIEAVGRPLAAPSANKSGRPSPTLAWHVQADFGEAIAGVIDGGPTDVGLESTIVDVSVTPPTLLRPGGITREALEGVVGPVADPEQSERPKAPGMKYRHYAPNVPVIRLPNATLETARAFLAAHEGETVGLLLDDESLNALAPFSPSVLVWNLGPKTHPELAAARLFDGLRRLEAAGCAVMLIATYDERGMGLAVANRINKLSRPYEEGDL
- a CDS encoding DUF3793 family protein; this translates as MFEQRLIYYCAPTLAGLKTAGLFNTHGIPDAIVKQEANRLTGLLADCGLALRLFAKKDRATLVYLYRESDLARDLANPDVRDFLLTYGYQLETIDTALDSLAKRIQTCPAFPHEVGVFLSYPLEDVKSFIALGGAQCLLCGHWCAYSETENAQLCFNRYDRCSHCYRNLYRRGRRLPELAVAR